GGCAGACAATCCTCCTTGGTCGCTTCAAGTCCCAGCCGGGTTTGCTTCTTCGGGCCGCTGCCATCGTCCTTTTGCTTTGCCGGTTCCGGTTTGCTCTTTTGGGGCTTTTCCTCCTTTTTGTTCTCCTTCTTCGGAGCAGCCGCCTTCGGAGCACGTCCGGCAACGGGGAAGTCCGTTCCGGTCACCTTCTTGTACTCTGCCTTCAAGTCCAGCAGAAGCTTCACCGCCGCGTCGACCTGATCCTTCGAGGCACCCGAAGACTTCAAGTTCCTCACGGTTTCACCCTGTGCGTTCACCTTGGCAGTGAGAACGTCCTTTTCCGAGCCGGTAGCAGCTGCTGGAACATTGTTGGTTGGAGCCATGTTTTCCTTGTCTTGCTTGACAGGCTGAGCCGCTGGTGTGGCGACGGTACCCGGCTTCCAGTCCTTGCCGGTCAACGACTTGTAGTCGGCCTTCAACTGCAGCAGCACCTTAACCTCAGTCTCAACTGCGGCCTTGTCCGCTTTGCTGGACTTGAGCGTTCGGATTTTATCTCCCTGAGTGGCGATCTGGTTGAGAATTTCCGCTTCCTTATCGCCGGATGCCGGAGCCTTGGGAGCCGGGGCAGCTTGCGTTGCAGCTGGTTTCCAGTCCTGACCCGTCGCCGCCTTGTATTGTGCCTTCAAATCCAACAGAACTTTAACCGCGGCGTCAATATCCGCCTTCGCTGCCTTTTTGCTCTTCAAATCACGCACCGCGTCTCCCTGCTTCGCGATCTTCTCGTTGATTTCGGCACCAGCACCAGCGCTTGGTGCAGCTTCCTTCTTCACAACAGCTGGTGCAGGAGCAGCCTCCGGTTTCCAATCCTTCCCGGTAGCCGCTTTGTAATGTGCCTTCAAGTCAAGCAAAATCTTAACCGCAGCTTCTACTTCCGGCTTGGCCGCTTTTTTCGTCTTCAAATCACGCACCGTATTGCCCTGCTCGAGGATCTTTGCATTAATATCGGCACCACCGCTTGGAGCAACCTCCTTCTTCACCACAGCTggtgcagcagcagctgctgctTCCGGTTTCCAGTCCTTTCCGGTAGCCGCCTTGTACTGGGCCTTCAAGTCAAGCAGAAGCTTCACCGCAGCGTCAACGTCCGGCTTGGCCGCCTTCTTCGTCTTCAAGTCGCGCACCGTGTTGCCCTGCTCGACGATCTTCGCGTTGATGGCTTCGCCGGAATCAGCACTTGTTGTCGTGCTACTCGGTGCCGCGATCGCTACGCCAGGCTTCCAGTCCTGTCCGGTTGCCTCCTTGAATTGAGTCTTGAGCGCTAGAAGCTGCTTCACAGCAGCGTCAATGTCGGGCTTGGCTGCCTTCTCTGTCTTGAGCTTCCTCACCAAGTCACCCTGTTGCACGATCGAGTCGTTTAGCTGATTCGTTGCGCCTGTCGCTGGCTTAGCCGCAGGTTCGGCAGATTTAGCAGGTGCCTTGGCAGATTTCTGAAACAATAAAGTCAATAAACAAACTAAATTCTACAAACTCCTATCGCAACCCCTTCGCGCAGCGAAGCAAAACTTGAAATGTGGCAAAGTTCATCTACTTTCACTGTCGACGCGTACAAAGCTTGTTGCGCGTTGCGCAAAAGGTATGTCGGCAAATGAACTTTAAATCACGTTTTGCCAAGCCTTTTAAGATAATTGGAAGTTCATGCAGGTGCGAGAGTGGAATGAACTTGTGTAACTTGCACGCCATCTAGCGGCGAGTAGCGTAAACATgaaacttgcatgcaagcatTACACCGCTTCGACATTTTAGTAACTGAAAACGGACGAGACTTTCGAAAGCCTAATCGCTGCTTCTACTGAGTATTTCTATTGGAGATGATCAAGCAACCTATGGAATTACCTTGGACGATTCGGCGGCATTCTTTTTCGGGGCCCCAGCCGTGGGCTGCTCCTTGGCGTGCCCGTCCGGAATGGAGAACAGCACGACGGGCGTTTCCACGGCGGAGAACTCGCTGGCCCGCGCGTACGCTTGGTCCACCTTGAAGAAGCCGCGCCGCTGCAGCTGGATGATGTCAccctttttgagctttttcagCTCGGGATCGCCCAGCATTTGCGCCTCGGACTAGAAGAAAAATGAACCGGATTAGATTTTGAAAACTGAAGATGGATTAAGTGCTCACCCTGGTTTGATGGCCGATGTAGGTTTTGAAGTCTTCTTCCTTGCCGAGCACGGCCTTGCCGATGATGTGCTCAAAGTAGACGCAGAACGTCGGCGGATATTCAGCGGGGTCTTGCTCGCATAGCCACGTGAGCTTCATCGTCTTTTTGAAGTCCTTGTTGTCCAGGTTCAAGCTTGCGTCGATGGAGGTGACCTTCCCAGTGGCATCTTTGTGGATTTTGTTGATCATGATGTTGCCCCAGTTGATGAAGGTGGCATTTTCTCCCTCCTTCAGCTCAACAGCGTCGGCTTGATCAATCAGCACACGCGGACCAAGCCAGACCGTTTTCGTACCAATGTCAGCGTTCTTGGGATGGACAGGAACTTGGACAGCTTCGAGCTTGGCGCCCGCAACATTCACCACGACACGGTTTTCAATCTCCAGCGCAGTGTAGCGTGGCGCGATCGGATCAATCACCTTTTTGTTGAACGCCCAGATTTTGTCCCATTCCATGAACACGACCGACTTGCTGGATCCTTGCGCGATGATGAATTCCTTCAAACCCTCGACGGTCATACCCCGCCGGAGGATGCCACGCACCGTGGGGAAGCGTGGGTCATCCCACCCGTCCACCAGGCCTTCCTCGACGAACCAGGTCAGCTTGCGCTTCGACAGTACGGTGTTGGTCATGTTCAACCGACTGTACTCCCAGATGTAGGGACGGCGCAGTCCGAGCGCCTCGATGAACCAATAGAACTGATCGTCGCGATCGTGATATTCCATCGTTCGCAGAGTGTGCGTTACGTCCTCAATCGCGTCAACAATCGGACAGGCAAAGTCGTACGTCGGGTAAACTTTGTACTGCGTTCCCGTACGAGGATGCGGTTCATTTTTGCACCGATAGATCGTCGGATCTCGCATGCAACCGTTTGGCGAAGCCATATCGATCTTGGCGCGGACGCAACACTTTTGCCCAGCCGCCGAACCCTTGACCATTTCCCGCCACATCTGCAAATTCTTCTCCACGCTGTTGCTTCGGTTCTTCGACTCAGTACGCTCGTCGCGTTCCTTCTTCATCTGCTCGGGTTCGGTGTCGTCAACGTACGCCTTTCCTTCCTTCATCAACCGTTCGCAATAGTCCAGCATCAGGTCAAAGTACTGCGAAGTATGCGTAAACAGGTCCGGCTTGATCTGCAGCAATTCCAAATCCTCCAGAATCACCTTCTCAAAGTGAACGTTCTCCTTGGCTGGATTTGTATCGTCGAATCGCATAATCAGCTTGCCCTGGAACGCTTGCTGGTAGTACTGATTTAACAGAGCAGCCTTCGCGTGGCCAATGTGCAAATAACCGGACGCCTCCGGCGGAAACCGCACCACAACCTTTCCCATCTCAGCCCCCGGAAGATCCACAAACTTTCCTTCCTGCTTTCGCTCGGTAGTCTTCTCCGCACTTGCCCCACGGGTCGTCGTGCCCCTTTTTCCCAGCTTCGCTTCCTTCGGAATTCCCTGGAGCACATTCTTCACCGCCGGCTGCGCCGAAATAAGATCGTAGAAACGCTGAACGTGCACCGGAATTCCCACCGCCTTCAACTCTTCATAGCAGCTAAACAGCTCGTTGAAAACGGCCAGATCCGCAATCGTCAAGTGATTCGCCACCAGGAACGTCAGCGGGGCCAAGCACTTGTTCAAATACATCAGCTCGTCCGCCGGATCCTTCTCCATCGACAGCGTGTACGTCAACCAGTGGTCAATCTGGGTCCGCTCAATCGGGGTCTTCCCGTACAGCTGATACTTCGGAGCGTCCCTCGCAAGCGCACGCAGCACGTCATTGTTCGTCACACAAATCAGCGTCCGGTTCGAGAACGTGATCGACGTCTCCTGGCCCCAGCTGATCTCGATCGGATTCGTCGACTTGATCACTTCGGCCACAATCAATCCACCTGCAAGCAAATCGGGCGTCAAATTTCATCATCCATCACCACCCACAAGCCAACATTCTAACCAAAAATAGAACACTTTGCTCAACCTACCGATCGCCGGCTCGTTGTAGCTGGACACTAGCTTGGTCGCCATCGCGGGCAAGGTTTTCGACGAACAAGTGTCACGCGGAGGGTTCAACCAGGAAAATTTGCCCaacttttccaaacaatttcaccgcaaaaatatttgtttcggcAGCGAAAATGCTGAAAACGTGTGCGCTGACGAGACAACCAACTCGGCGAGTGAAAAGTGAAAGTGACAGATGCGGTGAACACGGAGGAACACGCTCAAAAGAAATGGGTTAACATTGAGTGCGAGCTGCACGCTTGTTGGTGGATTATCCGAATTCGTTCAAAATGAGGTCAAACTTGTGTAACCAAATTTGGGTTTACAGCGCAATGTTAACTAATTTTGGGTtgcagaatgaaaaaaaatagttcaaaatgttcagcatcaaaaatgttgtacaacagttttttttttatgttgtactGCTTTTTGGAAGTTTTTCAATACCTctaactcaaggcggtttcaaaaacaaccaaaaagcaaagattaaaaatgttGTGTATAAGACCTTAGGGCAACTCCAGCGCTGGGTTGCACCCGGtcactgaggggggcgctttgttatgattcgtttttcctcgccgaatgtacatggcgcttttttatgttgcttttttttcgtcacgaggttcatgtagtcttttatttgacaggttgacagggctatataaacagggactgctgatggcagagattttgtttatgttacattatttaaaatcatgattaaacagactttactgaagtaacttttgctcatttttggtggagatgtagcttattaggagtaggggaactataccctttctcagcctatttctattatcggcctataagcactttgatcatggattacagctttcataaagtgtttttgactgttccaaagtaataaatagctcaaacaaaagtgagcaagcaactctccattgttgatacatctgaaaatgtttatttaatagcggaaaacggcaaaagtgatgagaattggtcgatcggcttagagtgattaaaatggggatatttcccctactttcagaatatgcaataacccagaaagtgtcaaaatgtacatgatgctttttgaaatgttaccgtcgagttCGTCAgtggtggcacgtcagttcgtcagtgcttataccacagagaacagatgtacatcttggctctaacttgtgtgtaaaccgtgtaaactttaaaaatgcgttgcatacaatcttgcatcaaagaaattagagtgtgcaggatacgcttggcggcgccactgtcgcggctgagaatacttgacttaacaatgaaaaaggcttaataatttcgaaagaaaataaatgttaacctcgtttaaatataaaattcacttctgtataattccagttgactaaaaataatgcaaaaatgcattaacattaacgaaaacataacagaaaattcattcaaaaatgatttttcaagcgacAACCTAACCTCTGTGCTTATACTCTCGcttatccagctttttaagcgaaaatggcgttcgaatggtgaacgcccgaaatgtcaaaatcacgcagtggtaccaacattacgaaaaaagtgtgccatggcatgacagccgcatttttttctgatgttggtgctcttgcgcgattttgacatttcggacgttcaacattcgaacgccatcttcgcataaaaacctggatatacaaactcacaattttttacagtttgcctactttgtttgtttgcctggatttgtttgtacaaacgtcatcctgcatacattttgccttctTTGCAAGTTTGCGACTTTGGCAAactcgaaaaagtgcgagtttgtttgcggtagtgtaatagctcctttattACCGTAGGCCTTTCTCATCCCCACTTTACCTTGGCCTAGAGGGCTCAAGTGGCTGtaataaaatgttcaaaactgTTATTTATTTTAAGTGGGAAAAAATACGACACAGATTTCTGTTCATACAACCATGATTCCCGTATCATTTTTTGAAGAAAGCTTGGAAGACAAACTCAAAAGATGTTCTCAATAACGCAAATAAGTCATCAATTCAACTGCAGGACTGGatttatgtttgtttattaaattaatgTGCCTTACAGAGTacttgtttgaattttgaacaaaatgtcCAACCTCTCCGCTCCCGCAAACTTTGCCAATGCCATTACCATTCACTTTCACTTGTCTGTTCCGATTGCTCAATCCTAACATAAGCACCACCAGGTTAGCTAATTTTCCTTTCCAGCACAATCttcattttttattagtttcggCGCAATACTTGAAAATGTTTCCGGTGCATTCTCTTCTTCGCTACTAGAATGGGATTTTCAGCTAAATGtcgttaaactttttaaaaattaataaccaCTGTCGTCGCTCGCACAAGTCGCGGTTCCCGCATCTTCTAGAACTTTTGAATCTTACAGCTGGAGTCGTTGGGTGGAATTAAATGGGACACGTAAACACAAAACAACAGACGCTGCTGGCTGGTTGGGTCTTACAGGAAACGAACTCCACTCGAGGCGGCGTGTGCCATGAGCGTGCTGGCAGCCTGCTGGGTCTCGAGCAGCAGACGGGCCTCATTCAGCCAGTCCAGCGCCGCCTTTCGGGGTGCACCCTGGAGCAGGTTCACGTACTGAACGGTCTTGACGAGGTCACCCCGATCCAGCCAGTAGCGGGCGCGGTTCAGGATGTCGTACGTGTCCAGTTTGGCGAAATCGAACGGTTTGTTCTCCAGCTCGTCCTTCGAAATGGGCACATCGGGGCGGGCGATCAGGGCGGCCTGCAGATACGACAGGAAGTACATCGGCAGGCGAGCACCTTCGGCCGGAATCAACGCCAGCCTACGGGCCACCTCCTCCACCTTGATGAACCGTTCACGCAGGGCATCCTCCGGGTAGACACCGCGACCCTTGGCCTGCTCAGGGAGGCCCTTCAGCACCACTCCGACCAGTTCGTCACCTTCGGCCGCCCGGCCAACGGCGCTAATTTCGTCCCGGAGCGGTCGCAGCTGTTCGCGCCAGGACTTGCCCGGCTGACCGCTACGGATCGACGCCCACA
This window of the Culex pipiens pallens isolate TS unplaced genomic scaffold, TS_CPP_V2 Cpp_Un0092, whole genome shotgun sequence genome carries:
- the LOC120429000 gene encoding bifunctional glutamate/proline--tRNA ligase, yielding MATKLVSSYNEPAIGGLIVAEVIKSTNPIEISWGQETSITFSNRTLICVTNNDVLRALARDAPKYQLYGKTPIERTQIDHWLTYTLSMEKDPADELMYLNKCLAPLTFLVANHLTIADLAVFNELFSCYEELKAVGIPVHVQRFYDLISAQPAVKNVLQGIPKEAKLGKRGTTTRGASAEKTTERKQEGKFVDLPGAEMGKVVVRFPPEASGYLHIGHAKAALLNQYYQQAFQGKLIMRFDDTNPAKENVHFEKVILEDLELLQIKPDLFTHTSQYFDLMLDYCERLMKEGKAYVDDTEPEQMKKERDERTESKNRSNSVEKNLQMWREMVKGSAAGQKCCVRAKIDMASPNGCMRDPTIYRCKNEPHPRTGTQYKVYPTYDFACPIVDAIEDVTHTLRTMEYHDRDDQFYWFIEALGLRRPYIWEYSRLNMTNTVLSKRKLTWFVEEGLVDGWDDPRFPTVRGILRRGMTVEGLKEFIIAQGSSKSVVFMEWDKIWAFNKKVIDPIAPRYTALEIENRVVVNVAGAKLEAVQVPVHPKNADIGTKTVWLGPRVLIDQADAVELKEGENATFINWGNIMINKIHKDATGKVTSIDASLNLDNKDFKKTMKLTWLCEQDPAEYPPTFCVYFEHIIGKAVLGKEEDFKTYIGHQTRSEAQMLGDPELKKLKKGDIIQLQRRGFFKVDQAYARASEFSAVETPVVLFSIPDGHAKEQPTAGAPKKNAAESSKKSAKAPAKSAEPAAKPATGATNQLNDSIVQQGDLVRKLKTEKAAKPDIDAAVKQLLALKTQFKEATGQDWKPGVAIAAPSSTTTSADSGEAINAKIVEQGNTVRDLKTKKAAKPDVDAAVKLLLDLKAQYKAATGKDWKPEAAAAAAPAVVKKEVAPSGGADINAKILEQGNTVRDLKTKKAAKPEVEAAVKILLDLKAHYKAATGKDWKPEAAPAPAVVKKEAAPSAGAGAEINEKIAKQGDAVRDLKSKKAAKADIDAAVKVLLDLKAQYKAATGQDWKPAATQAAPAPKAPASGDKEAEILNQIATQGDKIRTLKSSKADKAAVETEVKVLLQLKADYKSLTGKDWKPGTVATPAAQPVKQDKENMAPTNNVPAAATGSEKDVLTAKVNAQGETVRNLKSSGASKDQVDAAVKLLLDLKAEYKKVTGTDFPVAGRAPKAAAPKKENKKEEKPQKSKPEPAKQKDDGSGPKKQTRLGLEATKEDCLPEWYSQVITKGEMIEYYDVSGCYILRHWSFAVWKAIKAW